From Erwinia pyri, a single genomic window includes:
- a CDS encoding DUF3251 domain-containing protein, which translates to MAIDVKMKPLWAMAALILAGCTTPAQQPELNKLHNQVGKLNTEMRQLTTQAASLEQQNMLNSGSESGAWLLPATNTAVPLKSQLGEVRLSLSHVESEANGTRAVLHIRSAAENTLPAFSFQIEWGEMDATTGKPLQAVSQSQAISIADSLLPRSEITVPLRLSNISPEQLGYLRVHDIVAKNAPPAP; encoded by the coding sequence ATGGCAATTGACGTGAAGATGAAACCTCTGTGGGCAATGGCGGCTTTGATACTGGCAGGCTGTACGACTCCGGCACAGCAGCCGGAGCTGAACAAACTGCATAATCAGGTCGGCAAGCTCAATACCGAAATGCGTCAGCTGACGACGCAGGCGGCCAGCCTTGAACAGCAGAACATGCTGAACAGCGGCTCGGAAAGCGGTGCCTGGCTGCTGCCTGCCACCAATACCGCCGTGCCGCTTAAAAGCCAGCTTGGCGAGGTTCGTCTTTCCCTGAGTCATGTTGAAAGTGAAGCTAACGGCACGCGGGCTGTACTGCATATCCGTTCAGCTGCGGAGAACACTCTCCCCGCCTTCAGTTTCCAGATTGAGTGGGGAGAAATGGATGCCACAACCGGTAAGCCACTGCAGGCAGTCAGCCAGAGCCAGGCAATCAGCATTGCTGATTCTCTGCTGCCACGCAGTGAAATTACCGTGCCTTTACGCCTCAGTAATATCAGCCCCGAGCAGTTGGGCTACCTC